In Bacteroidales bacterium, a single genomic region encodes these proteins:
- the ndk gene encoding nucleoside-diphosphate kinase, giving the protein MALDYTFTIIKPGAVNHEFIGPILAKIHDTGFRIAAMKMTTITRKQAEVFYGVHKERAFFDALVKFMISGPIVVAILEKENAVEEYRKLIGNTDPSKAEEGTIRKMFAESVQRNAVHGSDCDENAKIESDFFFSKRERFNKYGDCEL; this is encoded by the coding sequence ATGGCATTAGATTATACTTTTACAATTATTAAGCCGGGTGCTGTGAATCACGAATTTATCGGGCCTATACTAGCAAAAATACATGATACTGGTTTTAGGATTGCTGCAATGAAAATGACTACAATAACCAGAAAACAAGCAGAAGTTTTTTATGGTGTCCACAAAGAAAGAGCTTTTTTTGATGCTCTTGTAAAATTTATGATTTCAGGGCCTATTGTTGTAGCGATTCTTGAAAAAGAAAATGCTGTTGAAGAATACAGGAAACTTATAGGAAATACTGATCCAAGCAAGGCAGAAGAAGGCACAATCAGGAAAATGTTTGCAGAATCGGTACAAAGAAATGCTGTCCACGGTTCAGATTGTGATGAAAATGCTAAAATTGAAAGTGATTTTTTCTTTTCAAAGAGAGAGAGATTTAATAAATATGGCGATTGTGAATTATAA